ACGAGGGACTGAATGGCCTGGCGCACGGTGGGCCGGGACAGGCCGAGCCGGCCCGCGAGCTCGATCTCGTTGCCGAGCAGGCTGCCGGGGGTCAGGGAGCCGCGCTCGATCGCCGCCTCCAGCTGCTGGGAGAGCTGGAAATAGAGCGGGACCGGACTGCTGCGGTCCACGCTGAGCTGGAGCGACACGGTCGGGTCGACTACTGGTTTGGCCACGGGCCGAGCGTAGTCGCAAGGAATGTTGACGGGAAGTCGTGAAGTTCGGTTGTCAGGACAAACCGTTGACAGCGGGTTCCCCGGGCGGCACCTTGACTGCATGCGCATCGGACTCATCGGGACGGGCCGTATCGGCACCTTTCACGCAGCTGTTCTGGAGCGGTACCGCGAGGTCGGCTCGCTCGTCGTCACGGACGCTGACCCGGAGCGGGCCGTCGCGCTCGCGGACCGGATCGGCGCGACCGCGGCGCCCACGGTGGACGAGATCTTCTCCTGGGGCGTGGACGCGGTGGTCATCACGGCGGCGACGTCCGCACACGGCGAACTGATCGGGCGGGCGGCGCGGGCCGGGCTCCCGGTGTTCTGCGAGAAGCCCATCGCCCTCGACCTGCCGGGCACGCTGGCCGCGCTCGACGAGGTGGAGCGGGCCGGGACCGTGCTCCAGCTGGGCTTCCAGCGCCGCTTCGACGCGGGGTACACGGCGGCGCGCGAGGCGGTGCGCTCGGGCCGCCTCGGCCGGGTGCACACCGTACGGGCCATGACGAGCGATCCGGCGCCGCCGCCGGCCGCCTATCTGCCGCTCTCCGGCGGGCTCTACCGGGACTGCCTGGTCCATGACTTCGACATCCTGCGCTGGGTGACCGGCCGCGAGGTGACGGAGGTGTACGCGACCGGGTCCGATGCCGGGCCCGCGATGTTCCGCGAGGCCGGGGATGTCGACACGGCGGCCGCGGTCCTCACGCTGGACGACGGCGCGCTGGTCACGGCGACGGCGACGCGCTGCAACGGCGCGGGCTACGACGTACGCATGGAACTCTCCGGCGAGCGGGACACAGTCGTCGTCGGCCTCGACGACCGCACGCCCTTCGCCTCCACCGAGCCCAAGGGCCCCTCGGCCGCGACCAAGCCCTGGCCCGGCTTCCTGGAACGCTTCGCCCCCGCGTACGAGGCGGAGCTCGTCGCGTTCGTCGACGTGGTGCGCGGCGAACGCGAGAACCCGTGCGACGGCCGCGAGGCACTGCACGCGCTGCGGATCGCGGAGGCCTGCGAACTGTCGCGCCGGGAACGGCGGTTGGTCCGGATGGAGGAGATTCCGGGGGGCTGATTCTCCGGCCTTGTACACGCGCCGCTCAGCCTGTGCGACCGATCAGCCCTGCGTGACCGACAGGATCGTGCCCTGGGCGAGGGCGCACAGTTTCTCCGTGCCCTCCTCGTCCGCCGTCGACAGGTCACAGCGGACGACGGCCTGGCGTCGGCCGCCGTGCATGACCTGGGCGCGGGCGATCAGGGTGCGGCCCGTCGCGGGGCGGACGTACTGGATGGAGAAGCCGCCGGTGAGCACCGCCGCGCCCAGGACCGCGCCGCCCGCGAACGTCAGCGCGTTGTCGGCCGCGTAGGAGAGCACCCCGCCGTGCAGGAACCCGTTCTGCTGGTGCAGCTCGGGTCTGATGTCGACCTCGATCGTGGCCGCTCCGTCGCCGAACTCGGTGAGCCGGGCGCCCACGAGACGGGTGAACGGCTGGGCGTCCAGAAGCTTCGCGGCCAGGGCGAAGTCGAGTTCGTGGGGGCTGTCGCTGTCGCGGGGTGCGGTCATGGAGATCTCCGGGCGGGTCGGCGGGCGCGTCGGGTACGGCCGACCGGTCGCGCCGGGCGGTGGCGTCATGTCACTCACCACCGGACCGGCAGACTGCGGACACCCCTTATCAGCATGCCGGGCAGCCAGTCGTCGGCCGGGCCGTCGAGCGCGAGCGCGGGGGCGCGGTCCAGGAGCGAGCGCAGGGCGATCTGGCCTTCGAGGCGGGCCAGGGGTGCGCCGAGGCAGTGGTGAAGGCCGTGCCCGAAGGCGATGTGGCCCCGGGCGTCGCGCCGGATGTCGAAGCGGCCCGGCTCGGGGAAGCGGTCCGCGTCGTGGTCGGCGGCAGCGAGGCCCACGAGGACGGGGGAGCCGGCGGGGATGACCGTGCCGCCGATCTCGGTGTCCTCGACCGTGAAGCGGTACGTCGCGTTCTCCACGGGGCCCTCGTAACGCAGCATCTCCTCGACGGCTCCGCCGAGGAGGGTCATGTCGGCGCGCAGCGCGGCGAGTTGATCGGGGTGGGTCAGCAGGGCCCGTACGCCGCCCGCGATCAGGTTCACCGTCGTCTCGTGGCCCGCGATGAGGAGGATGAAGGCCATGGCGCGCAGCTCGTCGGGCGAGAGCCGGTCGCCGTCCTCCGCGGTCGTGCGGATCAGGGCGCTGAGCAGGTCGTCGGCGGGGGCCGAAGCCTGCTTGTCCTCGATCAGGTCGCGCAGGTACGCGGCGAGTTCCGCGAACACCGCGTACTCGGCGTCGCGGTCGGTCGGCGCCACCACCTCGTTCGACATGCGCCGGAAGTCGGCGCGGTCGATGTCGGGCACGCCGAGCAGCTCGCAGATGACCGTGAGCGGCAGTGGGAAGGCGAACGACTCGACGAGGTCGGCGCGGCCGTGCGGGAGCATCGCGTCGAGAAGGTCGTCGGTGATGCGCTGGATGCGCGGGCGCAGGGATTCGACGCGGCGCGCGGTGAAAGCGCGGGTGACGAGGGAGCGCAGCCGCGTGTGGTGCGGCGGGTCGGTGATCAGCAGATGGGCGCCGATCAGCTCCTCGTCGAGGCCGGAGAAGCCCAGCTTGGCGGGGGACTTGACCAGGCGCGGGTCGGTGAGCGCGGCGCGCGCCTCCTCGTGCCCGACGATCAGCCACGCCTCGCCGTCGTCGGCGGGCTTCGGCAGCCTCACCCGGTGCACCGGGCCCCGGGCGCGCAGCTCCTCGTAGACGGGATACGGGTCGGCCGTGAAGCCCGCGTACTCGCCCAGATCGATCGGTTCCCCCATGGCACCGCCCCTCACGTCGGTCAGGCGTCAATCCCTGCTGAATCTAACTCGCGCCACTGACAATCGGTTCCCGTGACGTGATCGACGCGCCGCCCTCGGCCAGGAAACGCGCGAGCGGCAGGGTCGCCGCGCCGACTGTGACCGCGTCGGGTCCGAGGCGCCCGAGTTCGATGGTGGTCTGCGCGTACGGGTGGCGCAGGGCGTACGCGGCGGCCGCCCGCCGGACCGGTTCGAGGAGGCGGGGGCCCAGGAGCAGCCCGGCCCAGCCGCCGACGACGATGCGCTCGGGGTTGAAGAGATTGACGAGGTCGGCGATGCCCGCGCCGAGGAACTCGGCCGTCTCGTCGAGGAGTTCACCGGCTTCGGGGTCGGCGAGGAGCTCGGCGAGCGCCCCCTCCTCGTCGGCCGAGGTCGGGTGGCCGCCGCTCTCCCGCCACCGTTCGAGCAGCGCCTCGGCGCCCACGTACGCCTCCAGGCAGCCGCGCGCCCCGCACCGGCAACGGCGCCCGCCGACCTGGAGCGTGGTGTGGCCCCACTCCCCCGCACTGCCGGACGAGCCCTGGTAGGGGACGCCGTCGGCGATGACGCAGGCGCCGACGCCGGAGCCGATGAGGGTGACGACGGCGTTGCGGGCTCCACGGCCCGCGCCGAACCACATCTCGGCGAGGCCGAGCGTCTTGGCGCCGTTGTCGACGAACAGGGGCAGTTCGGGCGGGAGTTCACCGCAGTCGCGGAGCATCGCCTCGAGGGGGACGGCGTCCCAGCCGATGGCCTGGCCGTGCACGACGGCTCCGACGGCGCCGCCCGCACCGGAGGCGTCGACGATGCCGGGCACGCCGATGCCGACGCCGATGAGGGCGTCCGGCGCGACCTTCGCCTCGGCGAGCACCTGCGCGAGGCCGGCCGCGACGATCCGTACGACGTCCCGCGCGTCATGGTGTCCGTCGGGCAACGGGGCGTCCACGCGCGCGAGTTCGTTCAGGGTGAAGTCGAAGAGCTCCACGCGTACGCGTGTCTCGCCGATGTCGACGCCGGCGAGGTGGCCGCAGTGCGGGGCGACGCGCAGGAGCGTGCGCGGCCTGCCGCCGTCGGAGTCGACCGATCCTGCTTCCTCCAGGAGGCCGTCGGCGACGAGCTCGGAGACGACATTGCTGATCGACCCCGAGCTGAGTGCGGTGAGCGGGCCCAACTCCTGCCGGCTGAGCGGCCCGTCGAAGTAGAGCTTGCGCAGCACCGTGGCGCGGTTGTTGCGTCTGAGGTCACGCACCGTGCGCCGGCGTGGTCCGGCCATCGTCATCCTCCCCCGTGCGGCGGACCCTGAGCGCCGTTCGCCCGCGCCCGGATCACGCTGTGAATTTACCCGTGCCGCTGGAGTCAGTCGTCGAGGAGTCCCGCGTCGTGGGTCAGGAGGGCGATCTGGACGCGGTTGTTCAGGCCGAGCTTCGCGAGGATGCGGGAGACGTGCGCCTTGACGGTCGCGACGCTCATGTAGAGCTCAGCGGCGATCTCCGCGTTGGACGCGCCGCGGCCCACGGCGACGGCCACCTCCCTTTCGCGGTCGGCCAGTTCGCCGAGGCGCTCACGCGCGCGTGCCCTGCGGTCCTGCTGCGGGTCGGGGCCGGTGGCCCGCGTGATGAGCTGCCGGGTCACGGTCGGCGACAGGACGGGCGCTCCGGAGGCGACCCGGCGGACCGCCTCGACGATCTCGGCGGGCGCGGTGTCCTTGAGGACGAAACCCGCGGCCCCGGCGCGCAGCGCCCGCAGTACCTGTTCGTCGGCGTGGAACGTGGTGAGGACGATGACCTCGGGTGCGTCGGGCCGCGCCCGCAGCGCCTCGGTCGCGGCGAGACCGTCCACGTCCGGCATGCGGATGTCCATGAGGACGACGTCGGGCCGGGTCTCGGCGACAAGGGCGGGGACCTGTGAGCCGTCGCCCGCCTGGCCGACGATCTCGATGTCGGGCGCGCCCCCGAGCATGAAGGAGAGGCCCGCGCGCACCAGCGGGTCGTCGTCGACGAGGAGCACCCTGATCGGTTCCACCGAATTCACCCAGTCCCGCCTTCGCGCCGTCGTACCGCGGCCGTCACCGTCCCCGGGGGCCACCGTAGCGAGCCGGTGATCACGTGGTCCAGGCGTGCGGGCCGCGGGCTGGGGGTCACCCGGGCCACGGCAGCCAGGCCTCGATCGCGAAGCCCCCGTCGTCGGCGGCGCCGTGGCCGAGGCTGCCGCCGGCCAGGGTGGCGCGTTCCGTGAGGCCGATCAGGCCCTGGCCCGAGCCGGGCACGTGCGGGACCTCGCCCGGGGGCGGCGGGTTGCGGACCGAGACGGTGACCCCGTCTCCCGGAGCGCCGGACACGAGGACCTCGACCTCGGCGCCGGGGGCGTGCTTGCGGGCGTTGGTCAGGCCTTCCTGGACGATGCGGTAGGCGGTGCGGCCGACGGACGCGGGGACGGCGTCCGGGGCGGTGACCTGATGATCGAGGACGATCTTCATGCCCGCCTCGCGGGACTCGGCGACCAGGGCGTCGAGTCCGGCGAGCGTCGGCTGCGGCCGCCCCGACTCCTCGCCGTGGTCGTCGGCCCGCAGGACGCCGATGATCTCGCGCAGGTCCTGGAGCGCCTCGTGGGC
The DNA window shown above is from Streptomyces sp. NBC_01445 and carries:
- a CDS encoding PaaI family thioesterase, producing MTAPRDSDSPHELDFALAAKLLDAQPFTRLVGARLTEFGDGAATIEVDIRPELHQQNGFLHGGVLSYAADNALTFAGGAVLGAAVLTGGFSIQYVRPATGRTLIARAQVMHGGRRQAVVRCDLSTADEEGTEKLCALAQGTILSVTQG
- a CDS encoding Gfo/Idh/MocA family protein; its protein translation is MRIGLIGTGRIGTFHAAVLERYREVGSLVVTDADPERAVALADRIGATAAPTVDEIFSWGVDAVVITAATSAHGELIGRAARAGLPVFCEKPIALDLPGTLAALDEVERAGTVLQLGFQRRFDAGYTAAREAVRSGRLGRVHTVRAMTSDPAPPPAAYLPLSGGLYRDCLVHDFDILRWVTGREVTEVYATGSDAGPAMFREAGDVDTAAAVLTLDDGALVTATATRCNGAGYDVRMELSGERDTVVVGLDDRTPFASTEPKGPSAATKPWPGFLERFAPAYEAELVAFVDVVRGERENPCDGREALHALRIAEACELSRRERRLVRMEEIPGG
- a CDS encoding ROK family transcriptional regulator, with amino-acid sequence MAGPRRRTVRDLRRNNRATVLRKLYFDGPLSRQELGPLTALSSGSISNVVSELVADGLLEEAGSVDSDGGRPRTLLRVAPHCGHLAGVDIGETRVRVELFDFTLNELARVDAPLPDGHHDARDVVRIVAAGLAQVLAEAKVAPDALIGVGIGVPGIVDASGAGGAVGAVVHGQAIGWDAVPLEAMLRDCGELPPELPLFVDNGAKTLGLAEMWFGAGRGARNAVVTLIGSGVGACVIADGVPYQGSSGSAGEWGHTTLQVGGRRCRCGARGCLEAYVGAEALLERWRESGGHPTSADEEGALAELLADPEAGELLDETAEFLGAGIADLVNLFNPERIVVGGWAGLLLGPRLLEPVRRAAAAYALRHPYAQTTIELGRLGPDAVTVGAATLPLARFLAEGGASITSREPIVSGAS
- a CDS encoding response regulator transcription factor, which encodes MEPIRVLLVDDDPLVRAGLSFMLGGAPDIEIVGQAGDGSQVPALVAETRPDVVLMDIRMPDVDGLAATEALRARPDAPEVIVLTTFHADEQVLRALRAGAAGFVLKDTAPAEIVEAVRRVASGAPVLSPTVTRQLITRATGPDPQQDRRARARERLGELADREREVAVAVGRGASNAEIAAELYMSVATVKAHVSRILAKLGLNNRVQIALLTHDAGLLDD
- a CDS encoding cytochrome P450 family protein; its protein translation is MGEPIDLGEYAGFTADPYPVYEELRARGPVHRVRLPKPADDGEAWLIVGHEEARAALTDPRLVKSPAKLGFSGLDEELIGAHLLITDPPHHTRLRSLVTRAFTARRVESLRPRIQRITDDLLDAMLPHGRADLVESFAFPLPLTVICELLGVPDIDRADFRRMSNEVVAPTDRDAEYAVFAELAAYLRDLIEDKQASAPADDLLSALIRTTAEDGDRLSPDELRAMAFILLIAGHETTVNLIAGGVRALLTHPDQLAALRADMTLLGGAVEEMLRYEGPVENATYRFTVEDTEIGGTVIPAGSPVLVGLAAADHDADRFPEPGRFDIRRDARGHIAFGHGLHHCLGAPLARLEGQIALRSLLDRAPALALDGPADDWLPGMLIRGVRSLPVRW